The Shewanella mesophila genome contains the following window.
AAGGGCAAATCCCTCATAAGCGTCACATTACTTTTAAAAAAGAAAGTGGTGAGCTTTATCGCGAAGAACTATTTTCGACTCACGGCTTTTCTAACATTTATTCCAACAAATACCATCACAACATGCCGACTAAAGCATTAACTGTGGCCCCTTATGACTTAAGTCACGGTGATACTTGGCAAGACACCCTAATTCAAAACTACAAACTAGACTCCAGACAAGTTGATCGTGACGGTAATTTTTTCTCTGCTCGTAATAAGATCTTCTTTAACAGCGATGTGGCGATGTATACCGCTAAAGTGACTCAGGATACAGAGGAGTTCTATCGTAACGCCTACGCCGATGAGGTGGTGTTTGTTCATGAGGGACAAGGCACACTTTACAGTGAATATGGCACACTAGAAGTGAAGAAGTGGGACTATCTGGTGATCCCAAGAGGCACAACTTATCAGCTCAAGTTCTCCGATCTAGACAATGTCCGCTTATTTGTTATCGAATCATTTTCTATGGTCGAAGTACCGAAACACTATCGCAATGAGTATGGTCAGCTAACCGAGTCGGCACCTTACTGCGAGCGCGACTTACGAGTACCAAGCCTACAAGATGCCGTGGTTGAAAAAGGCGAGTTTCCACTCATTTCCAAGTTTGGCGACCAATATCAAATAACCCAACTCGAATGGCACCCATTTGATCTCGTCGGCTGGGATGGTTGTGTCTACCCTTGGGCATTTAACATTCAAGATTATGCGCCTAAAGTCGGTCAGATCCATCTGCCGCCATCAGATCATTTAGTATTTAGTGCCCATAACTTCGTTATCTGCAACTTTGTACCAAGACCCTACGACTTCCACCCACAGTCGATTCCAGCGCCCTACTACCATAACAACATCGATAGCGACGAAGTGCTCTATTACGTTGATGGCGACTTTATGAGTCGTACCGGTATCGAAGCTGGCTATATGACCTTGCACCAAAAGGGAGTGCCACATGGCCCTCAACCTGGACGCACCGAAGCGTCTGTCGGCAAGACTGAAACCTATGAATATGCAGTAATGGTCGATACGTTCTCCCCACTGCAATTGACCCAACATGTACATGGTTGCATGAGCACAGACTACAACCGCTCTTGGTTAGAAGATTAAAACCGTTACGGCTAGGCCTAACATCGAACAAAACATTAACCAGATAAGGTCGCCAATGAGAGTGACTGTGGTTGTAATAAATTGAATGAGGATACTCACATGGCAAGCGAAAAAAATCCGTTAGGATTACTAGGTATTGAATTTACAGAGTTTTGTACTCCTGATCTTGATTTCATGCACAAGGTTTTCATCGACTTTGGGTTTTCAAAACTTAAGAAACACAAACAAAAAGAGATTGTTTATTACAAACAAAACGATATCAATTTTCTGTTAAACAATGAGAAAGCAGGCTTCTCAGCCGACTTTGCTAAATCACACGGACCCGCTATTAGCTCTATGGGCTGGCGTGTAGAAGATGCTAACTTCGCGTTTGAAGGTGCCGTTGCCCGCGGCGCAAAACCCGCTAGCGACGAAGTCAAAGACCTGCCCTATCCTGCTATCTACGGCATTGGTGACAGTCTTATCTATTTTATCGACACCTTCGGTGAAGATAACAATATCTACAATAGTGACTTTGAAGATCTTGCCGAGCCAATCATTACTCAAGAGAAAGGCTTTATCGAAGTCGACCATCTGACCAACAATGTCTATAAAGGCACTATGGAGTATTGGTCAAACTTCTATAAAGATATTTTTGGTTTCACAGAAGTGCGTTACTTCGATATCAAAGGCTCGCAAACCGCCCTCATTTCTTATGCACTGCGCTCACCCGATGGAAGCTTCTGTATTCCGATTAACGAAGGGAAAGGCAATGACAAAAATCAGATCGATGAATACCTAAAAGAGTATGATGGCCCAGGCGTGCAGCATCTGGCATTTCGCAGCCGTGATATCGTCGCTTCTCTCGATGCGATGGAAGGCAGCTCAATACAAACCTTAGATATTATTCCTGAATATTACGACACCATCTTCGATAAACTGCCACAGGTTACTGAAGACAGAGAACGTATTAAGCATCATCAAATCTTAGTTGACGGTGATGAAGAGGGATATTTACTGCAGATCTTCACTAAAAACTTGTTTGGTCCTATTTTTATCGAAATCATTCAGCGTAAGAACAACTTAGGTTTTGGTGAAGGTAACTTCAAAGCCCTATTTGAATCAATCGAACGCGATCAAGTACGCCGCGGTGTTCTGTAAGTCGATTAAACTATTAAAAAACCAGCTTTCGAGCTGGTTTTTTTATTGCAGTGAATTAATAAAACATTAAACTGGCTGACTCTTTTCCCTTCAATCACTGGCCAGTTGATTTCATGTCAGAACATATTCTTATCGCTGTATTTTTACCTACCTTCTTTTTTGTCTCAATTACCCCTGGAATGTGCATGACGCTGGCGATGACACTCGGAATGAGCATAGGTGTCAGGCGAACTCTCTGGATGATGATTGGCGAACTCGTTGGCGTAGCCTTAGTCGCTATCGCAGCAGTGATGGGCGTTGCTAGCGTGATGCTAAACTACCCACAACTATTTGAAATATTGAAGTGGATTGGTGGGCT
Protein-coding sequences here:
- a CDS encoding homogentisate 1,2-dioxygenase, with the protein product MPFYVKQGQIPHKRHITFKKESGELYREELFSTHGFSNIYSNKYHHNMPTKALTVAPYDLSHGDTWQDTLIQNYKLDSRQVDRDGNFFSARNKIFFNSDVAMYTAKVTQDTEEFYRNAYADEVVFVHEGQGTLYSEYGTLEVKKWDYLVIPRGTTYQLKFSDLDNVRLFVIESFSMVEVPKHYRNEYGQLTESAPYCERDLRVPSLQDAVVEKGEFPLISKFGDQYQITQLEWHPFDLVGWDGCVYPWAFNIQDYAPKVGQIHLPPSDHLVFSAHNFVICNFVPRPYDFHPQSIPAPYYHNNIDSDEVLYYVDGDFMSRTGIEAGYMTLHQKGVPHGPQPGRTEASVGKTETYEYAVMVDTFSPLQLTQHVHGCMSTDYNRSWLED
- the hppD gene encoding 4-hydroxyphenylpyruvate dioxygenase, whose product is MASEKNPLGLLGIEFTEFCTPDLDFMHKVFIDFGFSKLKKHKQKEIVYYKQNDINFLLNNEKAGFSADFAKSHGPAISSMGWRVEDANFAFEGAVARGAKPASDEVKDLPYPAIYGIGDSLIYFIDTFGEDNNIYNSDFEDLAEPIITQEKGFIEVDHLTNNVYKGTMEYWSNFYKDIFGFTEVRYFDIKGSQTALISYALRSPDGSFCIPINEGKGNDKNQIDEYLKEYDGPGVQHLAFRSRDIVASLDAMEGSSIQTLDIIPEYYDTIFDKLPQVTEDRERIKHHQILVDGDEEGYLLQIFTKNLFGPIFIEIIQRKNNLGFGEGNFKALFESIERDQVRRGVL